The DNA segment TGAGCGTCAGCAACCAGGTGGCCTTCAAGACCTGGAACCTGCTGCTGCCGCTGCGAATCGTGACGGGCGTGCTGGCGCTTGGATTGGCCGCGCTGGCGATCTGGGCCTACTTCGCCTTCGATCTGGCCCGCTATCAGGTTGTGCCCGCGATCACGCTTGGCTTGATCAGCGCGTGGCTTCTGGCGGCGACGCTTACCGCGCTTGTCACCTATTTCCTTGGTAAAAATGCTGCACGTGTCATTCACTGGCGCGAGACGCTGCTGCGGATCGCGATCGGTATTGGTATGTGCCTGCTGGGATGGATCGTCATCCGCATCCAGCTCCACATTTTCGACCGCTGGTTTCTGAAGCTTGGCAGCCTCGCAGCGTTTCAGCGCCAGGAGAACGAAAGCCCTTCGTCGCTGCATGGCTCGTAGCTGCCGTGCCACCTGCCCAGTCTTCAGCACTTGTGCGGCAGCGCCGACCCGACGCGATTTGCTATAATGCAGCCGGTCCCGCCTGGCGGGCAACGCACAAGTGAGTAGCTCATGACCATCGATCAACCGGCTCAGCAACATCCACGGACGCTCGCGCTGATCGCGCATGACCGCAGGAAGGACGAGATGCAGGCGTTCTGCCAGCGCCACCGCGAGACGCTGCGCCACTTCGAGCTGATCGCGACGGGCACCACCGGCCAGCGCATCCACGAGGCGACCGGCCTACCCGTCACGCGCTATCTGTCGGGTCCGCTCGGCGGCGACACCCAGATCGCCGCGCGGGTGGCGCTGGGCGAGGTCGAGGCGGTGATCTTTCTGGTCGATCCGCTCTACGCCCACCCGCACGAGCCGGATATTCAAAGCCTGCTGCGGGTTTGCAACGTCCATAACGTGCCGCTGGGCACCAATCTGGCGACGGCGGAGCTGATCGTGCGCGATCTGGCAGCGCCAACCATAGAAAAGTAGGATACGATGATCGGCGCAGCGTTCCCGCCGCCTGTTGCACGCAACGCCAGGACCACGCTGTAGTGCCGATTCAAACATTCTTATGTCAATCAAAACACCCTCCAACCAACGCGGCGCGCGGCAATCGTCGTTCGTCGCGCTGCGCCACCGCGATTTCCGGCTGCTCTGGTTCGGGCAACTCGTCTCGCAGGCCGGAACGCAGATGACGATCGTCGCGATCAGTTGGCAGCTCTACAAGCTGACGAACAATCCGCTCTCGCTTGGCCTGATCGGACTCTTTCGGATCATCCCGCTGCTGACGTTTTCGCTGGGCAGCGGCGTGCTGGCCGACGCCTTCGACCGGCGCAAGCTGATGCTCTTCAGCCAGACCACCGCGATGCTGCTGGCGGCGATGCTGGCCGTGACGACCTATCTCGGCATGGCGACGACAGCGCTGATCTACGCGACGATCCTGCTCAGCTCCACTGCCAACACCTTCGATCTTCCGGCGCGGCAGGCGCTGATCCCCAGCCTGGTGCCGCGCGAGCACCTGACCAACGCGCTCAGCCTCAACATCATCGCCTGGCAGATCGCCACGATCGTCGGGCCGACCATTGCGGGGCTGCTGCTGGCCTGGCGCAAAGATGCCGACGTGGTCTATGCCATCGACGCGCTCTCGTTCGGCGCGGTGATCGTCTCGCTGCTGCTGATGCGCACCCGGCACGTGATCACCGAGAAGCGCAACGTCTCGCTGGGCGCGGCGCTCGAAGGGCTGCGCTTTGTGCGCGGCACGCCGATCCTCTTCTGGACGATGGGGCTGGACTTTATCGCAACCTTTTTCGCGGGCGCGATGACGCTCCTGCCGGTCTTTGCCAGAGATATTTTGCTGGTGGACGAGCGCGGCCTGGGGCTGCTCTACGCCGCGCCGTCGGCGGGCGCGGTCGTCACCGGCCTGTTGATGGCGCGCATCGGCAACGTGCGGCGGCAAGGCCCGGTGATCCTATGGTCGGTGGCGATCTACGGCATCTGCACGGCGATCTTTGGCATCTCGACCTCGTTCGTACTGTCGTGCCTGATGCTGGCCGGTATCGGCGCGTCGGATACGGTCAGCATGGTCATTCGCAACACACTGCGCCAGAACCTCACGCCCGACGAGCTGCGCGGGCGGATGGTTTCGGTCAACCAGATCTTCTTCGCCGGTGGCCCGCAGCTTGGTGAGATCGAGGCAGGCGTCGTCGCGCGGCTGCTGGGCGCGTCCGTCTCGGTCTGGACCGGCGGCGTAGCCTGTGTGCTGGCCGTCCTGATCGTCGCGCTGCACGTGCCACAGCTACGCAACTACCAGGACACGCCCGTAGAGCTTGAAGCTGGAGGAGTACCCTCATGAGCTACACCGACGAACCGCAGACCAACGCCGAGCAGCCGGAAACGACACAGAGCAGCGCCACGCCCGGCGCGCTGCCGCCCGACGCCGAGCAGATCGGCCCGCTGGTCTTCGTGCCCAACCCTGAGTATCCCTACCCGTTCAAGGTCGCTACGCCGCCGCGCTTCTGGATGGAAGAAACGACCGGCGCGCTCAACGAGGCCGTCGACGCCTACATGAACGGCGAGAAGCTATCGGCGGAGCAGATCGATCTGATCAGGCTGTATCTGCGCCAGTACATCGAGCGCGCGCTGCTGTCGGGCGAAGCCAACAAAAAGCTGCTGCTGAGCAAGATCGACAAGCTCAAAACAACCGCCGACGTTGAGCGCTACGCCGATGAGCTATCCGAGTACGGCGCGGAGGTCTTCTAGCCGCTCGCCTGACGGAGAACCAAGAACCAAGAACTAAGCGCCAAGAACTAAGGAGAACCGAGAACAAAATGAAACCTTGAACGCGGAACTTGAAACTGGAAACTCGGAACCCAGCACAGAAAGGAGAGCACATGGACCGCGTTGTCGAGCCTGAGCTGATGGACGACGACGAGCAGGCGCGCGCCTACGCCGGGATCGACTTCGGCGAGGCGCACCAGAACGTTATTACCTTCTTCCACCAAACGTTTCCGGGCGAGGATGTCACCGGCTACGTGCTCGATCTCGGCTGCGGCCCCGGCGACATCACCCGCCGCTTTGCCCTGGCCTTTCCCAACTGCATCCTGCACGGCCTGGACGGCTCCGAGTCGATGCTGCGCTACGGACGCGAGCTCTTCGCTCAGGATGCCGCGCTGCGCGATCGAGTAGCGCTGATCCAGGGTATGCTGCCGGGCGCGACGCTGCCGCGCGTCCACTACGACGTGGTGATCAGCAACAGCCTGCTGCATCATCTGCATGATCCGCAGGTGCTCTGGCAGGCCGTGCGCCAGTATGCCGCGCCGGGAGCGCGTGTCTTCATCATGGACCTGCGCCGTCCCGCGACGGCTGATGCCGCGTGGGCGCTGGTGGAGAAGCACGCCACCAGCGATCCTGAGGTGTTCAAGCGCGATTTCTATAACTCGCTGCTGGCCGCATTCACGCCCGCCGAGATCGAAGCCCAGTTGCAGACCGCAGGGCTGGATCATTTCACGGTCAGGCCGGTGACGGATCGACATGTGATCGTCGCCGGACGAATGGGCTGAGCAGCAGATGACCGGCCAGTTCAGCGATGTATCAGGAGAGCGAGGCATGAACGCAGCGATCGATCGGCGCAGCTTGCAGGTGATCTACGGCTACAACGCCCACGCCAACGACCTGCTGCTTGACACGGCTGCGCAACTGAGCGCCGAGCAGTACGACGAGGTCGTCAGCCCAAACTACACGTCGATCCGCAAGCTGGTGCAGCATATCTTCCTCACCGAGGGCTATTTTCTGGCGAAGTGCCAGCAGCGCCCGTTCGAGCCGATCGTGCCGGCGACGATCGCCGAGCTGCGCGCGGCCTGGCACGCGCTGCACCAGGAGCGCGACGCCTACCTCGCCACTAGCGGCGACGACGAGCTAGGCCGCGTGCTGACGGTGCAGATGCGCGACCAGATGTTTCAGTTTTCGCCCTGGCAACTGCTGATGCAGGCCGTGATGCACGCGGCCCACCATCGCGGCGAGCTGGCGATCATGCTCGGAGCGCTCGGCCATCCACTCGCGAATATGGACATCATCGTGTATTTTTCGGAGCAGGCTGGCCAGCCCTGGCCGTGGTAGTAGCAGACGAAAGAACAAAGAACAAAGAACAACGGAACAACAGAACAAGCGAACAACGGAACAACGGAACAACAGCATTCGCCGCTCCCCCTCTCCCATGGCTTTCAGCATAGGAGAGGGCGGGTGCCCTCTGGGCCCGGGGTGAGGGCCTGAACTTGGAACTTGGAACTACCGCGCCCTTAAGCCTCAGCCTCCGCCAGAAACTCCTCGATCAGCCGGTTGACCGCAGCCGGACGCTGCAAGTGGATCTTGTGTTTGACCCGCAGCACCACGCGCAGCCGCGCATTGGGCAGCTCGCGCACCATGCGGGCAACCGCCTGCGGCGGCGCGACCACGTCGAGCTTGCCCGCGATTGCTAGCACCGGCTGCCGGATCTCCGCCAGATGCTCCCAGCCACGCCAGGGCAGAAGCGCCTGCGCCATCAGCGCGCGCATCACCTGAGCGGAGGCGTGGAAGCGCCGCGCGAAGAATCTACGCCGCGCCCATTCGAGGATGGCACCCGGCACCGGAGCGATCG comes from the Herpetosiphonaceae bacterium genome and includes:
- the mgsA gene encoding methylglyoxal synthase encodes the protein MTIDQPAQQHPRTLALIAHDRRKDEMQAFCQRHRETLRHFELIATGTTGQRIHEATGLPVTRYLSGPLGGDTQIAARVALGEVEAVIFLVDPLYAHPHEPDIQSLLRVCNVHNVPLGTNLATAELIVRDLAAPTIEK
- a CDS encoding MFS transporter, translated to MSIKTPSNQRGARQSSFVALRHRDFRLLWFGQLVSQAGTQMTIVAISWQLYKLTNNPLSLGLIGLFRIIPLLTFSLGSGVLADAFDRRKLMLFSQTTAMLLAAMLAVTTYLGMATTALIYATILLSSTANTFDLPARQALIPSLVPREHLTNALSLNIIAWQIATIVGPTIAGLLLAWRKDADVVYAIDALSFGAVIVSLLLMRTRHVITEKRNVSLGAALEGLRFVRGTPILFWTMGLDFIATFFAGAMTLLPVFARDILLVDERGLGLLYAAPSAGAVVTGLLMARIGNVRRQGPVILWSVAIYGICTAIFGISTSFVLSCLMLAGIGASDTVSMVIRNTLRQNLTPDELRGRMVSVNQIFFAGGPQLGEIEAGVVARLLGASVSVWTGGVACVLAVLIVALHVPQLRNYQDTPVELEAGGVPS
- a CDS encoding class I SAM-dependent methyltransferase, coding for MDRVVEPELMDDDEQARAYAGIDFGEAHQNVITFFHQTFPGEDVTGYVLDLGCGPGDITRRFALAFPNCILHGLDGSESMLRYGRELFAQDAALRDRVALIQGMLPGATLPRVHYDVVISNSLLHHLHDPQVLWQAVRQYAAPGARVFIMDLRRPATADAAWALVEKHATSDPEVFKRDFYNSLLAAFTPAEIEAQLQTAGLDHFTVRPVTDRHVIVAGRMG
- a CDS encoding DinB family protein, whose protein sequence is MNAAIDRRSLQVIYGYNAHANDLLLDTAAQLSAEQYDEVVSPNYTSIRKLVQHIFLTEGYFLAKCQQRPFEPIVPATIAELRAAWHALHQERDAYLATSGDDELGRVLTVQMRDQMFQFSPWQLLMQAVMHAAHHRGELAIMLGALGHPLANMDIIVYFSEQAGQPWPW